A single region of the Pirellulales bacterium genome encodes:
- the hisC gene encoding histidinol-phosphate transaminase, with amino-acid sequence MSYVRPDIAAMQGYVPGEQPRGGKFIKLNTNENPYPCSGAVVRAIERALEQGLQRYPDPMAEAFRRRAAEVLGVEPSWILCGNGSDDILTIATRAFVCQGELLRLPYPSYILYKTLAQLQGARSEEIRFRADWSLGDDFSARRDGLKLAFLPNPNSPSGTMLSPDQIRDLADRLPCPLLVDEAYVDFAATNCRKLVAENEKILISRSLSKSYALAGLRFGFVVAQPQVIEQLIKLKDSYNCDALSIAGATAAIDDQLWLAENRAKVIASRRRLTDGMRRLGFASVESQANFVWNPHPSLAVRPLYERLKAERILVRYMDYPGWGDGLRVSVGTDEQIDACLAALGGMV; translated from the coding sequence ATGTCGTACGTGCGTCCTGACATTGCCGCGATGCAAGGTTACGTTCCCGGCGAACAGCCGCGCGGCGGAAAGTTCATCAAGCTCAATACGAACGAGAATCCGTATCCTTGTTCCGGAGCAGTGGTCCGCGCGATCGAGCGGGCGCTCGAGCAAGGATTGCAGCGCTATCCCGATCCGATGGCGGAGGCGTTTCGCCGCCGGGCCGCGGAAGTGCTCGGGGTCGAGCCGAGTTGGATCCTGTGCGGCAACGGCAGCGACGATATTCTGACGATCGCCACTCGGGCATTTGTCTGCCAAGGCGAACTTCTGCGGCTGCCATATCCAAGCTACATCCTCTACAAGACGCTCGCTCAACTACAGGGCGCGCGGTCTGAGGAGATTCGATTCCGCGCGGATTGGTCGCTCGGCGACGATTTCTCCGCCCGCCGCGACGGATTGAAGCTCGCCTTTCTGCCGAATCCCAACAGCCCTTCTGGGACCATGCTCTCGCCCGATCAGATTCGGGACCTCGCCGACCGGCTCCCCTGCCCGCTGCTGGTGGACGAGGCCTACGTCGATTTCGCTGCGACGAATTGTCGGAAACTCGTCGCGGAGAACGAAAAGATTCTGATTTCGCGCTCTCTGAGCAAATCGTATGCGCTGGCCGGGCTGCGGTTCGGCTTTGTCGTCGCGCAGCCGCAAGTAATCGAGCAGTTGATCAAGCTCAAAGATTCATACAATTGCGATGCGCTCTCGATCGCTGGGGCGACTGCGGCCATCGACGACCAACTCTGGCTGGCGGAAAACCGGGCCAAGGTGATCGCTAGCCGCCGCCGGCTCACGGACGGAATGCGGCGATTGGGGTTCGCCAGCGTCGAATCGCAGGCTAACTTTGTTTGGAACCCCCATCCGTCGCTCGCGGTTCGGCCGCTCTACGAACGGCTCAAGGCTGAGCGAATCCTCGTGCGATATATGGATTATCCGGGTTGGGGAGACGGACTGAGGGTTTCCGTCGGAACCGATGAGCAGATCGACGCGTGCTTGGCCGCGCTGGGAGGAATGGTGTAA